ATGGCCTCATGCTATGACCATACTGTATTTAAGTCCAAAAACTGGGCGAATTTTCTGAAGGAGTTCTATAATGTGGCTCCGTTTGTTGTTTCTGTATCTGAAAAAGATAAAGAGATCGGCTATTTTTATGGACATAAAATAAAGAAGTTAGGCGTTCAGATAGTAGCGTCGCCTTTTGAGGGTTGGTCAACATCTTATCAGGGTTTATCAATGTTGAAAGAGATAACGGTGAATCAAAGATTGGATATTTATGAAGAATTAATAGCATGGTTGTTTAAGAATAAGCACTGTCGTTATTTTCAGGTTTCTGATTGGCAATTGGAAGTTGCGGAGTGCCTGCATCGTAATTTTACTATTGAATTGCAGAAAGGTTATGTGCTGGATCTTACAAAAGATAAGGAAGAGCTTTATAAAAACATGAGTTACAGCAGTGTGCGTTATTCAATTAATAAATCCAGAAAAAAGGGAGTAGAAGTAAAGGAAATTTCGGACGTAAATGAATATGCTCACGAATATTATAAACAGTTGAAAGAGGTTTTTCAGAAACAAGGTTTAACGCCTACCCATTCTATGGAGCAAACCAGGACAATGTTGCAGCATACCTTTTCTGAGAATATGATTGCTCTTTATGCCGTTAATCCTGAAGGAGAATGTCTGGCTTCAGCATTTTTTCCTTATGCTGGTAATTATGGGTTCTTTTCAGGAGGAGCAAGCTACCAATCGGCACAGAGTTACTGTCCTAATGAATTAATCATGTGGAGTGCTATAGAAATGTTGAAGGATAAGGGCGTGAAATATATGGAATTTGGTGGAGGGCGCCGTTATAAAGAAAAGTACGGTCCTACGCCTTATGTCAAACCAAAAATTATTGCATCGAGCCTGCCCTGGCTTATTCCTGCCAAGTCATTTGCCAAATCAGCATTTTATACTGTTAGAAAAATTGGAGCATTGCTTAAAGGTAGAAGAGTCAATGAAGGTGTATAATAATATTAAATGATGAGAAAAATGATTTCTTTAATGTATCATGATGTATATGAATATACAGTCCAGGAAAGTGGTTTTCAAACATCACCAGCCAATAAATATAAAATTTCAAAAGAGGAATTTGCAAAACAAATTCAAAGTATATCCAAATATTGTAGTGATAGAAATATTTTAAAAGAAAATATAATGCTCACCTTTGATGATGGAGGGTCTTCTTTTTATTCAATAATAGCACCGATTTTAAAAGAATATGGTTTTAAGGGATATTTCTTTATTAGCACCGCATTTATTAATACTAAAGGATTTTTAACATCAGATCAGGTGATTTCGCTGCATGAAGAAGGACATTTTATAGGAGCACATTCTCATACACATCCGGGGATGTTAAATAAATTGCCGTTAGTAGAATTGGAAGAGGAGTGGTCCGTTTCAATTAAAATATTAAATGATCTGTTAAAGACTAAAACCACACATGTATCGATTCCTGGCGGTTCCTTTTCTAAGGAAATGGGAAATATACTTGCTAACAAGGGAATTGAATCGATATTCATATCACAACCTACTAATAAAATAGAGTTTATCAGTGATAATTGTCGCACTATAGGAAGATTCGCAATTTATAACAATACAAAGGTTACGGAAGTTGAAGATTTATTGAAAACTATTTCGTTAACGCGTTTAAGACAGATTGTGAAATGGAAAAGTTTAATTCTGTTTAAGTATTTATTAGGGACAAATTATTTAAGGATTCGGAAATTTTTATTGAAATCATAAAGAGCATGAA
This region of Flavobacterium inviolabile genomic DNA includes:
- a CDS encoding GNAT family N-acetyltransferase, with the protein product MKYTFEVITSPDILWDKMASCYDHTVFKSKNWANFLKEFYNVAPFVVSVSEKDKEIGYFYGHKIKKLGVQIVASPFEGWSTSYQGLSMLKEITVNQRLDIYEELIAWLFKNKHCRYFQVSDWQLEVAECLHRNFTIELQKGYVLDLTKDKEELYKNMSYSSVRYSINKSRKKGVEVKEISDVNEYAHEYYKQLKEVFQKQGLTPTHSMEQTRTMLQHTFSENMIALYAVNPEGECLASAFFPYAGNYGFFSGGASYQSAQSYCPNELIMWSAIEMLKDKGVKYMEFGGGRRYKEKYGPTPYVKPKIIASSLPWLIPAKSFAKSAFYTVRKIGALLKGRRVNEGV
- a CDS encoding polysaccharide deacetylase family protein → MMRKMISLMYHDVYEYTVQESGFQTSPANKYKISKEEFAKQIQSISKYCSDRNILKENIMLTFDDGGSSFYSIIAPILKEYGFKGYFFISTAFINTKGFLTSDQVISLHEEGHFIGAHSHTHPGMLNKLPLVELEEEWSVSIKILNDLLKTKTTHVSIPGGSFSKEMGNILANKGIESIFISQPTNKIEFISDNCRTIGRFAIYNNTKVTEVEDLLKTISLTRLRQIVKWKSLILFKYLLGTNYLRIRKFLLKS